GCGCCACTGCGCAATCGATTGAGCTCATGCTCAAGTCCGAGAGCTTTAACGTCTACACGACGGATCTCGGCGAAGAGGGCGTCGATCTCGGCAAACTCTACGACTACGACATCATCCTGCTCGACCTGAACCTGCCGGACATGTCCGGCTTCGAGGTTCTGCGGTCGCTGCGGGTCTCCAAGGTCAAGACTCCGATCCTGATCCTGTCCGGCCTCGCCGGCATCGAGGACAAGGTGAAGGGCCTGGGCTTCGGCGCCGACGACTACATGACCAAGCCGTTTCACAAGGACGAGCTGATCGCGCGCATCCACGCGATCGTGCGCCGCTCCAAGGGTCATGCGCAGTCGGTCATCAACACCGGCGACCTCACCGTCAATCTCGACCAGAAGACGGTGGAAGTCTCCGGCGCCCGCGTGCACCTCACGGGCAAGGAATACCAGATGCTGGAGCTGCTTTCGCTCCGCAAGGGCACGACGCTGACCAAGGAGATGTTCCTCAACCATCTCTACGGCGGCATGGACGAGCCCGAACTCAAGATCATCGACGTGTTCATCTGCAAGCTCCGCAAGAAGCTCGCGAACGCCTCGAACGGCAAGAACTACATCGAGACGGTTTGGGGCCGCGGCTACGTGCTGCGCGAGCCGAGCGAGTCCGACGAGCGGATTCCAGCGTAACGCCGCGAAGGCGGAACGCTCCGAAAAGAAAAAGCCCCGCCGCAAGGCGGGGTTTTTGTTTGCGGCGTCCAGGCGAGACCCAATCAAGAAGCTTCGGGCGATCGCAGCGCGGTCCGGCATTCCCGCCGCAGCGTGTCCAGAAAGGTGCCGAGTGCTTTCGACACCACCGGCATCCGGGTGATGACGCCGATATGCGGCAGACGTCCGGAAAGCTTGATCGGCAGCACCGCAAGCTCGCCGCTGCGCGTATAGCCGAGCGACGCCTCGTAGGTGATGACGCCAATCATGTCGGTCTCCGACACCACCGCCTGAACCAGCCGGAATGACGTGGACTCGATGGCCGGGACCGGCGGCGCCAGTCCGAGATCGGTGAATTCGCGCTCGATCGCCGCACGGATGGGCGCGCCGCGCGGCGGCAGGATCCACGGATAGGCCAACAGATCGGGCCACGACGGCCGCCGCTTTCGCGTCAGCGGATGCGATGGGCTCGCCACGATGGCGATCGGCAGCTGGATCAGCTTCTCGATGTGCAGATCACGTTCCCCGGTGCCGGCATCGAGGCGGCCGATCACGCAATCGATCTCGCCGCGGCGAAGTGCGCTGAGCATGACGTCGCGCGTGCCATCCTCGATCTGAACCGCAAGCCCGGGCGCGGTCTTGCGCAGCGCCAGGAGCGTGGTGGAGAGAAGCCGCGCCTCCGCAACCGGCAGCACGCCGACACGGACGCGGCCGGCAACGCCGCGCGCAATCGATGCAATCTCGTCCCTGGCGTTCTCGAGATCGTTGAGCACGAGTTGCGCGCGTCCGATCAGCGCCTGGCCGCATTCGGTCGGGATGACCCCGCGCCGGCTCCGTTCGAACAACGGCGCGCCCAGCGTGTCCTCCAGTTCTCCGATCAGCTTGCTGATCGCCGGCTGACTGAGATGCGCTTCGCGCGAGGCGCGCTGCATGCTGCCGGTCTTGGCAACGGCGAGGAAGACCTGGAGATGGCGCGTCTTGAGCGAGAGGGACATCGGCAGATATTCCAATCCGTGATCACCTGATGCCATAAATCTATTTTTGATTATCGCATTTGTCTCCTATCGTTTTCCGGTTCCAAGGGAGATGGCGATGCGGATCATCCTGCTCGGCACTGGGGCTGCCCTACCCGACCCGGACCGTTGCCACACCTCGATCCTGCTGACGCTGAACAACGGCCGGCACTTCCTGCTCGACTGCGGCCATGGCGCGACGCGGCAGATGATGCGCGTCAACGTCAATCCGGCCGACGTCGCGCATCTCCTGCTGACGCACCTGCACCACGATCACGTCTGCGAACTGCCGTTTTTCGTGATCTCGAGCTGGATTCTGAGCCGGCCCGGCGCGCTCGACATTCGCGGACCGCAAGGCACGAAGCAGCTCGTGAGCCACCTGTTCGAGGGCGGCGCCTTCGACGCCGACATTCGGGCCCGCTCGGCCTATCCGGTGCGGCAGGCGAACATCGACGCGGTGCGGCCGAAGGTGACCGAATACGAGGCCGGCGTGATCTTCGAGGACAACGACATCAAGATCACGGCCGATCATGTCGATCATATTCCGCCGGAAATCTCGCAATGCTTCGGCTTCCGCATCGAGGCCGAAGGCAAGATCGTGACCTTCAGCGGCGACACGGCGCCCTGCGACGGCATCACGCGGCTATCGCGCGACGCCGATCTGCTGATCCATGAATGCACCTTCACGGAAGCCTTCATCGAGCATCGGCGGAAGTCGCAGGTCGGCACCTTCTCGCACACCAGCCCCAGCGAACTCGGCCAGCTTGCCGTGGACTGCCGCGTCAAGCGGCTGGTCGCCACCCACATCGGCCACGTCGATTCGTTGAGCCCGGTGCTCAAGCGCGCGGCGGTCAAGCACATGCCGGTCGATCTGATGGGACCGCAGCAGATCGACGAATTCGTCCGCGACATCCGCCAGACCTACGGCGGGCCGCTGCAAATCGCCCATGACCTGATGAGGATCGACCTCTAGGAGGGAAAGCAATGCTCCCGAGATTTTCGATTGCACTGCTATTGCTCTCGCTCGTCGTTGCTCCCTCGCTCGCTCAAACGGTGACCGTCGTCGTTCCAACCGGCGCGGGCGCCGCGCCTGACCTTCTGGCCCGAAAGGTGGGACAAGACCTCGCGCCCAGGCTTGGCAACTCCTTCGTTGTCGAAAACCGGCCGGGTGCTGCAGGGATGATCGGCGCCACCACCGTTGCGCGTTCTTCACCGGACGGGCACACGCTCCTGCTCGCCTGGGACGGCATGATGGCCGTCAACCCGGCGCTTTATCCGCAGATCAACTACAACCCGCAAACGGACTTTCTGCCCATTGCCGCGCTCGGCCGTGTCGAGTTCGTATTGGTCGCGCATCCTTCGTTTGCGCCAAACACGCTTGCCGAACTGATTGCGGCGGCAAAGGCCGCGCCCGCAAAGTTCAACTATGGGTCGGCGGGCGTGGGAGAGGTTCACCACATCGCGATGGCCGCGCTCGCCGCGCAGGCCGGCATTCAGCTGACCCACGTACCCTACAAAGGTGGCCCGGCCGAGCTCAACGACATCATGGGTGGCCACGTGCCATTTGGCTTCATCGGTCTGACGCCGGCGCTGCCGCTGCTGAAAAGCGGAACGATCAAGGCGATCGCGGTGCTGGGGCAGCGGCGTTCAGAGCATCTGCCCACGGTCCCGACCGTCGCGGAGACATTGCCTGGATATTCGATCGAAGGTTCATGGCTGGGGCTGTTCGCGCCGGCCGGAACGCCAAGTGAAGTCGTTCAACGGCTGAATTCGGAAACGAACAAACTGATCAAGGAAAGGCAGTTCATCGATTTCGTGGTTGGCCAAGGCATGGTGCCGATGGAATTGAGCGTCGCGCAATTCGCGGAATTGATCCGGTCGGACACCGCGAGATTTCGGGACATCATCACCAAACTTGGCATCCATATCAATTGATGACTGTTCGAGCGTCATGACCATGTCGACACGCCGATCGATGGTGCTATTGGGCCTTGCCCTGGTCGCGGGCCTGTCACGAGCGTCGGCCGCGGAATTTCCCGAGCGGCCGATCACCGTCATTATTCCTTACGCGGCCGGCGGTGCCGGCGACACGATCACCCGTCTCCTGTCGCCCGTCATCGAGCGAGAACTCGGGCAGCCGCTCGTCATCGACAACCGCCCGGGCGGCGGCGGAATGATCGGCGCGCAGGCCGTAGCCAAAGCAGCGCCGGATGGCCACACGCTCATGGTCGGCGCAGCCAACAATTTCGTCATCAATCAGTTTCTGTTTCCGAAGGTGTCGTTCGATCCGCTGACGGCGTTCACGCTGATCACCAAGATCGCGGACGTGCCCTCGGTGCTCTATGCAAGCCTCTCCGCGCCATCGACACTCGCAGAGTTCATCGCGCGGGCGAAGGCCAATCCGGGGAAGCTCAGCTACGCCTCGCCTAGCGTCGGAACGACGCCGCATCTCGCCGTCGAACGGTTGAAGCAGCTGACCGGCATCGATCTGGTGCATGTGCCCTATCGCGGTGCGCCGCCCGCCATGCAGGCGCTGATGGCTGACGAGGTGCAGCTTTATCTGGCCGGCTGGGGCGTCGGCAAAGCCCAGGTCGAAGCGCGGCGCGTGCAGGCTCTTGCGGTCGCGAGCCGCGAACGCGTGCCGAGCGTGCCGCTGCCCACCGCCATCGAAAGCGGCGTACCGGACTATGTCGCGTCGAACTGGTGGGGGCTGGCTGCGCCGCGTGGAACGCCGCAGCCGGTCATCGACAGGATTCACCGTGCAGCCTTGGCAGCGCTGGCCGATCCGACGATCCGCCAACGCCTGGACGATTTGGCTTTCGTGCCGGCCGGCGACGCACCGCAGAAATTCCTCGACGATTGCAAAGCCGAAGCCAAGGTCTGGGGCGAGACCATCAGCCGCGGCAAGCTCGCGATCGAGTGAGAGCGTGGCCTACTTCGCGTCATGAAAGATGATCCCAAGCGTGTGCCGGCGGCCCTCGCGGACGCGGCTGACGCCATGGCGCATGTTAACCCGATAAGTGCCGCGGGTGCCCTGCACCGGCCGGTGATGAACCGGAAAGATCACGATCTCGCCCTGCGAGAGTGGCACCACCTCGGCGCGCGATTGCATCCGCGGACGCTGTTCGGTGAGCATGAATTCGCCGCCCGCGAAGTCGTCGCCCGGTCGCGACAGCAGCACGGTCGCCTGTAACGGAAAAACATTCTCGCCATAGAGGTCCTGGTGCAGACAGTTGTAGTCGCCCGGGCCGTATTGGAGGAGCAGCGGCGTGGGCTTGGGCTGACCGGCCTTGTGGCAGCGATCGAGATAGCTGCCGTGGCCGTCCGGATAACGGACCTCGACGCCCATCGTCTCGTTCCAGCGATTGGCGACCGTTGCGAGCCGCGGATAAAGCGCGGTGCGCAGCTCCGCGATGACCCCTGGCAGCGGATAGGCGAAATATTTGTACTCGCCGCGGCCGAAGCCGTGCCGCGCCATGATCACCCGGCTGCGAAATGGCTCATCGGCGGGATAAAGCGCGGCGAGTGCCTCGCATTCCTCGGGCGTCAGCAGCGGCCCAATGACGGCACAGCCATGGGCGTCCAGTTCGCCGGCGATCGCGCTCCAGTCGAGCGCTCCGACGCGCTCGGAAATAACAGACGCGGATGCGTTCTTGCGGCTGGCGACGGTGGCTCGCATGGCATTTCTCCCTCGATGGCCCCGAACTTGGCAATCCGGCCGGCCCGTCGCCACCCGATTCCCGCGGATTCACATGCCCCGAGGCTCGACCGCGACGCCCCGCTTCGCTAGAAAATTTGCGGGTTTGGGAGGGAAACTATGAAACTGACTGTGCGTGGCGTCCGCAGCGTCGAGATCGAAATGAGCGAGCCGCAGCGGGCCGCCGATTTTTACAGCCGCATTTGGAATCTGACCGAGGTGGCGCGTGACAACGGCTCGTTCTGGTTTCGCGGCACCGGGCATTGCCATCACATCCTCGCCATTCACCCCGCGACCAAAGGCCCGGCGATCCGCCGCCTGGTGTTCGACGCAGCGAACAATGACATCGTTCAGTCTCTGCATGCCAAGGTGGCATCGAGCGGGTGCACCGCAGAAGCCCCGCATGCCTTGTCGGGCCAGGGCGGCGGCTATGGCTTCGGTTTCGTCGACGTCGAAGGCCGCAATCTCGCGGTGGTGTGCGGTGAGCGCGATCACGCCGACACCGCCGACGTTCGCGACCGACCGCGCAAGATCGCACACGTCAATCTCAACGCCGCGCAACTCGAGAGGAGCAACGCATTCCTTTCCGACGTGCTGGGCTTCCGCAAGGTCGACCACAGCGGTCCTCTGCACTTCTTCCATTGCGACAGCACCGACCATTCTTCGATGGTGATGGGCGCGGCGGCAACGCCGACACTCAATCATGTGTCGTTCGAATTGCCTGACCTCGAATCCTGCATGCGCGGCGGCGGCCGCATGCGCGACGCTGGCTATCCGATCGAATGGGGGCCGGGACGGCATGGGTCCGGCAACAACGTGTTCTGCTATTTTGCGGGTCCCGAGGAATTTCCGATCGAATACACCGCCGAGGTGCTGCAGATCGACGACAGTTACGAATTCCACGGCCCGGAATACTGGAAGTGGCCGCCCGGCCGACTCGACCAATGGGGCATCACGCCGCCGCACACGGCGCGCTGGAAGCGGATTCAGGATCTGATGCTGTTTCCGGCGGGGCAGCATCGGTTGTAAGCGGGCCGCATACTCCGCTGTCATTCCGGGGCAGTCGCGTAAGCGAGCGAACCCGGAATCCAGACAAACACGAGTCTTTGCTTTTCTGGATTCCGGGTTCACGCGCTGCGCGCGTGCCCCGGAATGACAGCCTGCCTTAGCGCTTACCGTCAGCGGTGATCTTCGAGGCCACCATCTCGTCGATCTCGGCCTTCGCGTAGCCGAGCTCGCCCAGGATCGCGACGCTGTCGGCGCCGAGATACGGCGCAGGCGTCTGCTCGTCACGAAGCCCTGCCGAAAACTTGTTCGGATTGTTGAGCTCGTACTTGGTGCCTTCCACCGGATGATCGATCTTGCGGAAGAAGCCAACGTCGTTGAGGTGCTCGTCCTCGGGCAGCGTGTCGATCGAGTGCACGCGGCCGGCCGGCACATCGGCCTTCTCCAGAATGTCGAGCCATTCGGCCGAGGTCTTCTGCTTCAGGCCTTCGGCGCGGATCGAGAAGTATTCGCGGACGTTGGCGTAACGCGCCTTCACGGAATTGAACTTCGGATCGGTTTTCAGTTCCGGCCGGCCGATGGCGTCGAACATCGCAAAGGCCTGGCCGTCGGTGTTGGCGGAAACGCAGATCCAGCCGTCTTTCGTCGCGATCGGCTGCGCCAGCGGATCGAGCACGCGGCGGTCGCCCCAGTCGCCAAGCGGCGGCACGAACGTGTGGT
The Rhodoplanes sp. Z2-YC6860 genome window above contains:
- a CDS encoding Bug family tripartite tricarboxylate transporter substrate binding protein → MSTRRSMVLLGLALVAGLSRASAAEFPERPITVIIPYAAGGAGDTITRLLSPVIERELGQPLVIDNRPGGGGMIGAQAVAKAAPDGHTLMVGAANNFVINQFLFPKVSFDPLTAFTLITKIADVPSVLYASLSAPSTLAEFIARAKANPGKLSYASPSVGTTPHLAVERLKQLTGIDLVHVPYRGAPPAMQALMADEVQLYLAGWGVGKAQVEARRVQALAVASRERVPSVPLPTAIESGVPDYVASNWWGLAAPRGTPQPVIDRIHRAALAALADPTIRQRLDDLAFVPAGDAPQKFLDDCKAEAKVWGETISRGKLAIE
- a CDS encoding MBL fold metallo-hydrolase, yielding MRIILLGTGAALPDPDRCHTSILLTLNNGRHFLLDCGHGATRQMMRVNVNPADVAHLLLTHLHHDHVCELPFFVISSWILSRPGALDIRGPQGTKQLVSHLFEGGAFDADIRARSAYPVRQANIDAVRPKVTEYEAGVIFEDNDIKITADHVDHIPPEISQCFGFRIEAEGKIVTFSGDTAPCDGITRLSRDADLLIHECTFTEAFIEHRRKSQVGTFSHTSPSELGQLAVDCRVKRLVATHIGHVDSLSPVLKRAAVKHMPVDLMGPQQIDEFVRDIRQTYGGPLQIAHDLMRIDL
- a CDS encoding VOC family protein codes for the protein MKLTVRGVRSVEIEMSEPQRAADFYSRIWNLTEVARDNGSFWFRGTGHCHHILAIHPATKGPAIRRLVFDAANNDIVQSLHAKVASSGCTAEAPHALSGQGGGYGFGFVDVEGRNLAVVCGERDHADTADVRDRPRKIAHVNLNAAQLERSNAFLSDVLGFRKVDHSGPLHFFHCDSTDHSSMVMGAAATPTLNHVSFELPDLESCMRGGGRMRDAGYPIEWGPGRHGSGNNVFCYFAGPEEFPIEYTAEVLQIDDSYEFHGPEYWKWPPGRLDQWGITPPHTARWKRIQDLMLFPAGQHRL
- the ctrA gene encoding response regulator transcription factor CtrA; translated protein: MRVLLIEDDSATAQSIELMLKSESFNVYTTDLGEEGVDLGKLYDYDIILLDLNLPDMSGFEVLRSLRVSKVKTPILILSGLAGIEDKVKGLGFGADDYMTKPFHKDELIARIHAIVRRSKGHAQSVINTGDLTVNLDQKTVEVSGARVHLTGKEYQMLELLSLRKGTTLTKEMFLNHLYGGMDEPELKIIDVFICKLRKKLANASNGKNYIETVWGRGYVLREPSESDERIPA
- a CDS encoding LysR substrate-binding domain-containing protein, with amino-acid sequence MSLSLKTRHLQVFLAVAKTGSMQRASREAHLSQPAISKLIGELEDTLGAPLFERSRRGVIPTECGQALIGRAQLVLNDLENARDEIASIARGVAGRVRVGVLPVAEARLLSTTLLALRKTAPGLAVQIEDGTRDVMLSALRRGEIDCVIGRLDAGTGERDLHIEKLIQLPIAIVASPSHPLTRKRRPSWPDLLAYPWILPPRGAPIRAAIEREFTDLGLAPPVPAIESTSFRLVQAVVSETDMIGVITYEASLGYTRSGELAVLPIKLSGRLPHIGVITRMPVVSKALGTFLDTLRRECRTALRSPEAS
- a CDS encoding Bug family tripartite tricarboxylate transporter substrate binding protein, whose protein sequence is MLPRFSIALLLLSLVVAPSLAQTVTVVVPTGAGAAPDLLARKVGQDLAPRLGNSFVVENRPGAAGMIGATTVARSSPDGHTLLLAWDGMMAVNPALYPQINYNPQTDFLPIAALGRVEFVLVAHPSFAPNTLAELIAAAKAAPAKFNYGSAGVGEVHHIAMAALAAQAGIQLTHVPYKGGPAELNDIMGGHVPFGFIGLTPALPLLKSGTIKAIAVLGQRRSEHLPTVPTVAETLPGYSIEGSWLGLFAPAGTPSEVVQRLNSETNKLIKERQFIDFVVGQGMVPMELSVAQFAELIRSDTARFRDIITKLGIHIN
- a CDS encoding 2OG-Fe(II) oxygenase, whose translation is MRATVASRKNASASVISERVGALDWSAIAGELDAHGCAVIGPLLTPEECEALAALYPADEPFRSRVIMARHGFGRGEYKYFAYPLPGVIAELRTALYPRLATVANRWNETMGVEVRYPDGHGSYLDRCHKAGQPKPTPLLLQYGPGDYNCLHQDLYGENVFPLQATVLLSRPGDDFAGGEFMLTEQRPRMQSRAEVVPLSQGEIVIFPVHHRPVQGTRGTYRVNMRHGVSRVREGRRHTLGIIFHDAK